From the Trichoplusia ni isolate ovarian cell line Hi5 chromosome 1, tn1, whole genome shotgun sequence genome, the window aaaataaatcgaatgcaATAGAAGTATATTTGTTGtgcaaattattatatttcctttGCTATTCTGTGTTAAGAAAACTTCACTGAATTATGTCTGTTTATGCAAAAATGGTAGAAACTTATCAAGAATAGAGGTTCTATCTATACAGGTTTCTTTTGCATTACTTCAATAGATTGTAAGTAATGTTTCCAAgatgtaaatgtaaaatgttagaAGCTTATTGTAATCAAAAagcttaaaaacatttttgcataGCAATACCTTTCCTTCTGGTATTTCAAATCCTTATTCACTCAGATTGGACTTGTTTGTGTCCCTGTTTTCTTCTACAATTAGAATttaaaagcttaattaataCCCGTATAAGTGAGAGAGTTTTTTGGAGAGTAAATATCTCTTCTTAGTATTTCATGGTTGGTTTACAACATGGTGTTAGAATTATTACTTATAGGCCTCTGACTCTTCTTCGTTTAGGATATAAATTAACCTTTAGACTACCCATAAACCTTCCTTCTTTGAACATGCATGTTGACTTGTCCTTTTGGGGAAATAAGTAAACTAAAGATCTTTTTAAGCTGATAAATAATTCTAAGTCCCTTGAGATACCTGTTTCACTGTTAAAACTAcactgtaatttattataacctTCTTCTAAACCCTACTAAGTGGTAGGCACTTGAATATAAAGATATGAAAcctgaaaaaacaaaacctcTTATGGTCAGACCTGAATCTCTTGCTACTTTATGTTTTCTTCTACCTCGGACTTAAATCCATCATGTGAACAAATGAAAACCACTTTAATAAAACCTGAGTATACCATGTGTGTTACTTAGATCCAAGACAAATCCAGCAACCTTAATCAAAGGCAGTGTACCTAGttgaaaagatttaaaataaaaagagaatcCCAAATAAACTTGTCAATGTTGCAATTATAATTGCCAAACACAgaaaattatgtaggtattgaTATAAAGGACTATAACCTTTTGTGAAGATAAATATCTGGTTTAATATGGCTCAGGAGAATTTATATAGGTACAGAATTGACTATTACAATACACTTATATTGAGTAGACAAAACATGACTATTAGTTGAGGAAACACTagttactcttttgttttttgccGTGGAAAGGTTTCTTGTTTAGATCTCACTATataaggatatttttatttgaaaatactgATAAAAGGAGTAGGTGAAAAACCGTTAGAAATTTATTCAACTTGCTCTGTTTTCAAATGTCATTATAAAGCTTAGCTTTAGTATAGGAAGATCACTTACAAACCAAATAAGTAACTAACACTACATGTATTTAAAACCTCCTTCTGAAACCTACTTAGTGCTGGGATAGTAGGCAACAACACAAAAGGTTCCAGGTAGAAAGATATGAGTATGACATACTCAATTtaagttattgaaataattaacaCAATTGTCTACTTGAGTAAGCATAAAACCAAggcttatttttaatagtttatcaccaagaaataatgttatattgtcAACATCCATGTTTGTGTGACATTTGGTAGCTGTTATCCCTTTACACAACAAATGTTGGTTTATATCTTGCAATAATACTTAGATATTTTCTGCCCTCAATCTAACTACAGCTAAGACACCAATGCCCTCTCTTTGAAGTCCATGGGAAcaggattttttattataacagaGGAAAATGCATAAGAGGCTCTCTTCACAAAAAGACATGACTAACAGCCCATTATCAATACTACAAGCCACACAACAGATAGGTACTTCATGTCTAAGTAAGCATTAGCCTTAAAGGCATTAAAGTATATCAAGCACATCCCTATTCAAAAGGTATTTTCAAATTCTAGTGAAAAAGTAATCTAAGTTTGTATCTACTTAGTTGCCAAGATTAGATCATTCATTCATGTATCTACACTGAAAAGCTACTATCACAATTAAAGTATACAATAAAACCACTGATTTCATCATTGCAACAAATAACTATTATCCCTCAAAATAGTTGATGTTGTCTCCTAAGACCGTTCTTGTAACCTAGTGCAAAGATTTCCTTCCAAATAGAAAGATTCAAATTTAAGTATTAAGCATAAACATTGTTTCTAACATATATACATGATGTTAAATTAGACCTAAGAGAGAACACTGGCAGGCTTAAAAGCGGGTCAAGAACTAGACACAGCCTGTACCTAACAATCTATGGAGGAGGTTCAACCTGCATTATGCCCACATCTTCAACGTCGACACCTCTCTTGATGGAGAGGTCCTGGTCATAACTCCGGTTGGTGGCAGCTTATTTACATGCCCCTGATGTTGGCCAACATCTTTGCTAGCCTATCCTATCAAGCTATCAAACAAGCAGTCTATTAACTTCCTATTCCTACTTAGTAACAGACTCTAAAGCCTTGAAACATAATAAGCCTTTgatctaaataatatatgaaacaaatattagaaTGAAATACTTTATTTGTACAGTCCCCTTTCTGTTCTTATCATAAACCTATTCAGTTTCTGATATATTCATGAAAACTTGTGAAGAGTGTAATAAGATTGTTTCTTAGGGGTATTAAATCTGTAAGTTGAGAGAAACCTACAATTAACTagtttgaatattgaatacttCCTCCATTCAAAGTCACCACTTCAGTAGATACCCTTTTGGATGTTCAGatatcttaaattatttcaaacgaGGTTAATAAAGCAACAATAATgttcaagaaatatttatatttagataacatTGAGTGTAGACACAAGTAGTGACACAATAAATAACCCATTTATATAGTTATAGAATAACATCGATTAACACGTAAGGGAACAACTTCAAACATTCCACTAGACGATAGAGCATTACAAATCTAATTGTAATTATCAACAGTATCCAAACTACAATAGAATGTCAAACATTTGGCATCACAATCGGAGGATTCTTAAAACAGAAccaaaatgcaatttacatctGATGTAGGGCTTAATAAGCTCTCTTAATGACTTAACAATTTAGCTATATATTACCTGAACCAACTAAACATTTAAACGACCAAATATCTACCTAGTAAATAggtacagaaatatttttaatgtaaaaatccttaacattgtaaataacaaattatatgactgaatctaagaataaaattaattgactctccaatttttttgttatttgattttgatagttttatataataatccaaagatatataaaaataagtcctCTTGAGCATTAAACAgcaaaacatacaaattatttattgtataagcGTTGTAGAATTTAGGCTTCGAAGTTATCACATCCAATATGGTTAATTTATAGTAATACACTGGACGAACAGACACCAATCATCATGAAACACTACCTACTAAATCAAAACatcaatttctattaaaattcgCTTGTGACATATCTTAACaactacattaattattaaataagagATCAATTCAACTCAGTAGGAAGTATAAACAATAGTAATACATCACAAGGGCGGCTGGTAATTTAACGTTTGCGACGTTTGTTGGTCTGGAGATCCTTGCGGGAGTCAGGGTCAGCGGGGCGGCGGAACACCGGCTCCTTAGCGCTCGCGCTATTAGCAAACTTCCACTTGGGATAGCGCATCTCCACAATATTTGGGTTAACGCATTCGATAGGGTTGCCCTTACCGAAGTACAGCTTGCAGTCGCGGCAGCGGCAGTAGAAGCTTTTCCCCAATGGGCGTTCCGATTCCTCCTCAGTTGCACTAGCACCATTAGGGCTAGGACTCTTAGGTTCATCCTCAGCCTCTTCCGATTTGGACTCTAACTTTTTTGGTGCCACCTTCTTGCGGACAACCTTCTTACGCTCCACAATTTTCGGCTCCTCAGACTTCGGTTCCTCCTTCTTCGGTTCAATCTTTTCCATTTTTGGTCCTTCTATATTAATGATCTTGGTTACCACGCTGTCTATACGATCCCCCTTTCGAGCAGGCTTAACTTCTTGTTGGCTCATTTCTGGAATAACAACAATGACATCTTGTTATTCAAAGAATACATTTAACAATACTGTTGTGGCGCGCGACGTAATGTCAATGAACATCCCGTTTACCAATAAACACTCACGTTTTGCTTAAGCACTGTGACGATTCAAGGATAAAGGGGAATATCTGCGCGGCTTTTAATATTTAGGTTCAAAACGTTATTTTACTTTGTGAACCTTTAGTTTCACGAGCAAGAAAATGTTCGTGAGAAAATTCCTTTAAGGGGCACTTCTGATGTCTATTTATAGCCCCCACTTGTCCGCCAGCTATCTCACTATTAACACGATGACATAATAGTCAGTACTTACTTTTCGAAGCAGTTGAGCGTCAACAGGTAGATTTGGAAACGATAATAGATTTTATAGTCACTTAACACGGAGCCGCAACAATCAAATGTCAGACCGCACGTGACGTTTTTAAATTAGTGGGTATTGATTGATGCAGCGTTACAATACATGTAGGTGGCTGGCAGATATTCTGCGCAAGTGCAATTTACCGGTGACCTACATGTTACCTGCAACCTTAGCTACGCCCGGGGAGACTGTTATAGACGCGAACAAAAGAGTcgataactaatttatttatattgtagcAGCGCTCTTTGTAGTACTTAGATATTTTAGCGTATGTATTTGATAGGTATTCTCGAACATAGTCCTGTCgtaattttctttgtctttatTCAACTAAAGGGTTTTAGAATGCCTTTGTCTTTGTCTTACTCTATGAAACTCGAAAATCTTTTGTATCAATTTGTGCCGGTGTGtgttgaaataaatgaattcgAAAGCAAACAGTTGATTAAGTAGTTTATTGGTAAAACTTATGATCAATGCCAAGGCCAGTTTTCTTTACAGACAGCTTGATACTCTCACCTCTTATTCCaaccattgtttttgtttgccGACTTTGTTtctatatacttacttactttccGTCTTAATCTccaataactaaaatatatgaagactttgttcataaatatttttctattcatcaATTTAGTTACAATTGCATAAATAACAAGctgattgttatttattaaattgtactgacattaatgaaagaaaaaatgtgtaatttcaTATTCATTCTGATAAGGtttccttaaataaaacatggGTTTGAagaacttttattatttcatcattttcttaaaacattGAGATTGAGTTCAAAAATTACTACTAGTACAATTACTTGTtattactaacattaaaaataggTTACATTAATACTAGAATACTTTCACAAAGTCttgaaatatcataaattattttttagtaaacaGAATTCAAAATCGAATCCAGAAATATAGTAAATTTTTTGTTTCGAAACTGGGTAAAATTAAGTTCTATATTTATAGGCTGGAACTGTATAATTTAGTACATTAAATGTGACGTAGTAATTcggaaaatttaatattaaagttcaaataattttgacacTTAAGATAGTTAGTTCACATAGACATTAAATTGTAAGTGGTTCAACTACAGAcatcttaaatataaaactacataGGAAACGGGTGGAAAAGGacagaaaaatgtattttattttgagctTTCTTTACAATACTGAAAACTTTCGATGTTGAGGTTTTTTTCGTCACCAACCCATTTCCTCTAATCTACAATTCACATAAAGAGAACATTTATCATTCAAAAGTGTGTATCAGAGTTATCTAATACACGTACCCTTTCCACCGGCTTAAATTCACCagtttccattttttttaaatattaaacacgaATACGTGCACAAACGAGGACTCATcacacagattttttttttcattttcgtttaatattaatgatatacacatacacatagaaatatatattaaatagtcGCCAACCGGCATCAAAACAGGGTCCAAGTTGCCGGTGGTTAGAGCTCCAGAGAGAGAGTGAATGAgattaaattgttgtttaaaaatctTTGGATTTGCGGGAGAACTGCCTTCGTTTAAGGCATAAGCAGGACAAACATAGATGGCCCTAGGTGGCCACAATACTCTAACTTACATACTATGACACCTTTTTTATAAGGTGGGGGGTCCTCTTGGACACCCATTCCCTCGAGGGATAAAATGGGTGGTATAAGTGGTGTCAGACAATAACTGACTAAGCcgcctttaaaattaaattaaattagcagGAGCAACTCGCCATGTCGAAAATTAAATTCGCCTATTTCGCGATTTCGCCATCACAGGCACAGACCCGAAGTGTATTCCTCCCAGGATCATATAGCCCTCTaaccagccagttaaggcaagaaaatTCGTGATGGTGGTTTTTGGTTTAAAGAGCATCTTATGTGCTTTTTACATTACAAACGCTTTTTTGAGCCAACgataaattaaaa encodes:
- the LOC113508328 gene encoding FK506-binding protein 4-like — protein: MSQQEVKPARKGDRIDSVVTKIINIEGPKMEKIEPKKEEPKSEEPKIVERKKVVRKKVAPKKLESKSEEAEDEPKSPSPNGASATEEESERPLGKSFYCRCRDCKLYFGKGNPIECVNPNIVEMRYPKWKFANSASAKEPVFRRPADPDSRKDLQTNKRRKR